GAATGGGGAGTATTTCGCTCGCATCATAAAGGTATTATATCATGTAGTTATACATTTTTTAGTCAGAACCTTCGCAGAGACAGTTTAGCACACTCTACTTCTCACCTTTAACAGGAAGTGTCCCATGACCTGGAGGAGAGTAAGTACCAGCATGCAGAGCCGCGCCTTTCCATCTACGGACGCTCTCCAGACGAGTGGGACAATCTGGCCAAGTGGTTCATTAACCACAAAGTGCACTCTCCAAACATGAGGTGGATGATTCAAGTGCCCAGAATATAGTGAGTGCTACAGCCTTAAGaataattcaatttaaaatcaTTTCTTAAAATGGGAAATctaaaaataatacaatgtttttttgtgtttcagtgATATTTTCAAGGCAAAGAAGCTGGTACCAAGTTTTGGCAAGATGCTGGAGAACATATTCCTTCCTCTATTTCAGGCCACTGTTAACCCACAGAAGCACAAACAACTCCACGTTTTCCTCAAATATGTAAGATGAGCCTTGATTTCTTTTAGGGTCCATCACAACAAAACCTACAGAGCCCATCAGGTTTAGGAGGTTTTTTATAAACTGTGTGCCTAGACCTTGAACTCATgcctttaaattattaatttgtgtTCACAAAAATAATTCGCTCAAGTCTCTAATTTATATCTAATATTACCTATTCACTGCAATTAATTTGTGGGAGGTAATACTTTACTTgaacccccacacacacacaaacacacacccctaTTTAGCATTTACATGCAGTAAAGActtaaatggtttataacacactataatatAGTTGTAAGATGAtacaagtgtttattaatgtaataatgAACCTATTTAACTCCTGCTATGGGCACCCATAAGTGGAGGCTGGTGTATAAACACATAATGAATGACAATATCGTAAAACACAGTTGTGATAGTATAAACTATGTCtttataaaaaaagttataattgtTGACATATTCTGTCAattaataaacacactaaaatgTCATATCTGCTCTCAACAACATTATAGcatgttaaaaacattttacaaggTCATAAGGTGTTGCCTTGTGGAAATTAATTTTGTAATTTGAGACTAAGATTAAATAATTCCTGGGCATGAATTATTAatttgaggtaacaaatgaaacAATTCATAGGCTAGAGGAAACAAGTAACTAATATTTgtgacataataataataaaaacaatttgacCTCGATACCTGCCGGGCTTCATAAAACCACCCCAGTAGTAAGGGACTATTTTTTTGTGCAGGTGTCTGGGTTTGACAGCGTGGACGATGAGTCCAAACACAGCGATCACATGTTCTCCTTCCGGAGCCCAAAGCCAGAACAGTGGACTGCAGATGACAACCCTCCCTACAGCTACTACATCTTCCACATGTATGCAAACATCATGGTCCTCAACAACCTCAGAAAGTAAGCGCCAATGCCTTCTTCCCTCTTCAAAACACACACCTTGCTGTGAGACTGATGGAGGAAAATGTTTGCCTTTACAATGTAGGACCTGACCTGGTACTGTGGGTCCAGCACTCAGTGGACAGTTTACTTTGTAGAGCTCTCAGGgatgaaatgattaattaatcattGGAAAGTAAGAACTGTACTAGTACTGAACTATTGAACACTCATAGCTGATGAGAGTAGCTCAGACATCTCTATATGCAGCTGATATCTATAAATACTCAGTCTGATAAATACAAGGATGAGCAGACTTAGACACCACTCCATGAGTTGCTTGTATATTGATTGTCCTTTTGTGTCCTCTATAGAGAGCGTGGACTGAGCACCTTCCAGCTCCGTCCCCATTGCGGAGAAGCTGGATCAATCACTCACTTGGTCTCTGCCTTTCTCACATCAGACAACATCGCACATGGACTCAACTTGAAGAAGGTACTTCAGATTTGTGGACACGAGGGCAAACTATTCAAGAATTCAGATGCTTTTTTGCTGAATTTATAATGATCAAAGATGAATAATATGACTATCCTCTGTGCTTTTTAATACTTGTTCAAAATACATCATAGTGACCAAAATAACTACCACAATGTGAGAACACAGAAAAGTGTTTGTTTCGACTCTTAACTTCAGACCAAAAGACAACATAATTAATACTGAAATGAACGTTTCTTCCTTGTGACTGTTTTGAAGTCTTTGTTGGTTTGAGACCAAGGCTGTGTAAAATTAGTAAAAAACTGAGTAAAATTACCCAAAAGTATCTAAGAGGCTGCCATGATAAGAGCTCTAAttgctaaggaaaggtgcttcaatgcttcctttcttatctcctttagacTAGGGTACACTGGatcatcctttaccaaaggaaaggagataatgccatAATTCCTTGCGGAAGCAACATTTAAAGCGCCACACCATTCGTACGTCAATAACATCCATTGCCGCTGTTTTTTGATTGTACACTATTGGAAACATCCTTCTTAGGAGGTGTGATTCGGTTTTGGACAGAAATCCTTACTTGAATTGTACAGCACTGAGTTTGTCACTGTACTCATGTTGTTTTCCTGAAAACAAACATCCACAGCGTAGCCTAGTGTAAGTGCAGTTGAATTCTCTTAGCGTTGTCCTTTCCTGCGtccttatgaattctccttcacatctttccttgacctgaTGAcgttccatcgaggtcaaggaaaagtggctAGGAAAAGACACTAGGACGTAACATAGGACGACCACAGCCCAAGTTTTTTTCAGCTTGTGCATCCGAAATGTCCTCTCCCATTTCTCTCTATTAGCGCTGTGGTTCATGACGGAACAGCTGAAAATGTGAGAACTGTAGGTGAGAGAAAGGAAATAGGAAGTTTTGAATTCCCGGTGGATGGAGAGAATGTTCCTGAAGAAAGAACAATTGCTGACAATGACTCACTGATATTGATCTACAACCCAAACTgcacagatatacagtattttagtcattttgttCAATAAGGTAGTAAGACTCTCACTTTCTTGTTGCTTTTTTAGGTTTTCATCTGTGTAATTTATTCATTACAATTGCAATAATCCAACTGTATCTCACTGTATCTAAGTCTGGATGTGGATAAAGATCTACAAATTCAAATATTAGATCAGATTGCGTTCATTATTGGGAACCTGGATGTTTTAGATGTAACAATACAGTACTTGTGAGTTATTGTGCAGCATGTACATCAAACAGTAACAGAGcttctgtactgtatgtgtaccaTATGTGTTTATCTGACTGTCAGAGcggtatttctttttttaaaacttccCTCAGAGCCCTGTGCTGCAGTACCTGTACTACCTGGCCCGGGTGCCAATTGCCATGTCTCCACTCAGCAACAACAGCCTGTTCCTGGAATACTCCAAAAATCCTCTCAGAGAGTTCCTGCACAAAGGCCTGTGTGTGTCCCTGTCCACAGATGACCCCATGCAGTTCCACTACACCAAGGTAAAAAATATAGTGTTTCTAGTTCAGTATGCCAGAATCTTGGTGTACATTTTCGTAAACATACTATTGCAGTGTGCTTTAGATGGATTTAGTTCTTATCCATAGTTTGTGTCCTGACTCTAGGAACCACTGATGGAAGAGTACGCTATCGCAGCTCAGCTGTGGAAGCTCAGCACCTGTGATGTGTGTGAAATAGCCAGAAACAGTGTGCTGCAAAGTGGACTGTCTCACCAGGTAGTCACACTGAGTCCtccttttttccatttttttcagcCTAATCTCCATCACATTTAATCATCTATCTCCCAataatgtattttgttgtttgtttacagGATAAGAGGCACTTCATAGGAGTGAACTATCTGGAAGACGGACCTGAAGGGAACGATATCCGTCGTACCAACGTCGCCCAGATCCGCATGGCCTACAGACACGAGACACTGTGCAATGAACTCAGCTTCATAGTGGATGCAGTGAAGTCTGACCCTATGAATTCCCAGTAGAAATAAAATGGACTTCAACAGAGAGAATTCAAGCATGCTGAGCTGTCAGTAATCACCatttacctttattttgaaaagtgccAGTGAGTGACTGTGAtgatttaatgaaaaatacaatatCCTGTCAACTAAAAAGCAAGTCACAAGTTGATAAGGAGTTTGGTAAAGTGAAGACGCATGCTTAGGATGACTGATGGCACTTTGTTCTTAAAAAGTTTAGACAAAGCTGTCGAGGGACAGACGTGTGAAGCACATTCACACGCTTGTCATTACACAAACCCACAATGTATAAACAACTGTACCTTACACTCCATTTTGTGAATGGGGGTATGTCATAGATACTGTTTGAAACGTGATGTTTTTAAGTTACTGTATACACTGTACATCAGACACAAGAACACTAATGGTTGAGAGAGCGCGTTACATAACGTCAGTCGAGACGACTCTGATAACAGATGATGTCTGGTAcatttcctctgtctctctcttaaaTAGCTTGTTTTAAAGAGGTTTGGAAAGATATCAATATATCTAAGTTATGGGAGATACCTAAGTTCAtaatgaaaaatgcctttttaaaaatgttgtagAAATGTTGCATTTACATGTATGTTCATTATCTGAAGcagcaaacaaaataaaaggacTTCAGTCTTCACATTGATTGTATAACAAACATTGCCATCTAGTGGCTAAACTGCACCTGAaaatactaacacacacacatttattacatatacaaaaataaatgcccTTTACGGACAGTCTGTTCCATCACTTTCACACAAAACAAGGAACACATCTTTGTTCTTAAAATGAATATTACTCAGTAGTTGTCCATGGAGTGCTTCTTAAAAAATCTCATCAGAAAGATGTTTAACTTGCATTGTCATCCACCTCTATCCTCTCATCTTCCTCAGATGCATCGTCTTCCACTTCTATCCTCTCATCTTCCTCGGATGCATCGTCTTCCACTTCTATCCTCTCATCTTCCTCAGATGCATCGTCATCCACTTCTATCCTCTCATCTTCCTCGGATGCATCGTCTTCCACTTCTATCCTCTCATCTTCCTCCGCAGTATCCTTGGTTTCCTTTATATCCTTCACACATGTCCACTCTTCTGTCTGGATGTACTCTGGCTGCTGCTTCTTGTCAGAGCTCAGAGCGCGACTCCTTCTCCTtttcacagagagaaagaaattaaTCAGACGATGCACTAATAGATATAATCGAGAGATAATACCTCTTCAGAAAGCatcatttaacaacaacaaatatgtCTTTAGActttagtattatatatatggTATGATCAAATGGAAATCCACTCACAATTTTATGTATGCAAGGATGATTATTGCAGAAAGGAGAAGGGCACAAGTTGAGGTGATGGCTATAGCCTTTACTggaacaataaaacatgaaaggGAAAAGACATTAGTCatacgaagaaaaaaaaatcacatccaAACAACAAATGATAAAAGGTCTTTTATAGTTCATATGTTTTTACTTGTACTGTATTTTCTGTGCAGTATGAATTGAATATAACACAAAGTTCCTCCACAGCATGAATGAACAAAATCCTCATACCTCCAGCAGAGCTTTGTGCATTGCCGACAAACCGGACTggttctgcctctctgtctatGGTTTGAAGAgttgaggaggaagagggaagagaAAGGGTGGATGAAGATGTAGAGTGCGTGGTCCGGGTGGAGCTTGCACCCTCCGAAGGGTTATCAGTTGTTGCATCCTTCAATTGTGTTGCAGCATCTGTGCATGTACAAAAAGGACATGAGAGATTAGATTATAGAAAGTGCATGCCATTtgataaatgtatgtttatcaACAATTGTTTCTGCCTCCCATTTGCAACTGTGAGCTGATAGTGATGTAGTTATACAGCTATCTTAACATAGAGCAGGACAAGTTCATTAAAAAGGCacttctaattttttttttggcaataaTGGCACATATTTAGTTTATTAAAAATCCAGTAAAACATACATAACACAATTGTGGATGTTTAAACAAACCTTTTATGATCCCCACAATTTCAGTCTTACATTCATTTCTCATGAATTTCAGAGCAAAGTAGCTATCAATAAAATTGTTAtgtaaaatatacaataaaaaatgCATCTAAATCCACATTAAGTCTACGTCAGGACTAGCCATTCACACTAATCTGAGTTAATACCTTTTGATGTATATGTTTAGTTTAAAGAACAAAAAGCCAGGGCTGTGTTAAGAACAACATGCATGATATCTTTACTCAACTGTTGCCTCTTAATGTGAAGTGTAAAGCAATCATACAAAAATGTCATACCTGATTCATTGAAGCAAAACACGTcaaaattttgtgtaacagGCGCTCGCCATGGCACCAAGCCCGTCTGGTTTTTGCCACAATAGGAAACGGCCTTGATGCGGGGAACGACTGCAAAGTGTTCATCAATCCACCcaaacctgaaaaaaaacaaaaacatgacacaACATCAGGGCACTTTTCATTAAACTCCACTGAGATTCCTGAGGTGATCATTTCTTACCTGCACGTCTCGAAGCCTCTACTGAGAGCTTCCTGTACTTGTGCTTTCGAAGCAATATTGACCCCGAGGGCCGAGCATAGCCCCCGAGCGTCAGAGGCATTGAAGGCATACTCAGGCTGGTTGCGGTAATTTAAACCGCTGACCTGGAACACTCCAGCAACAGTTTGGTTTGCTGCTGGGAAAGCTGGAAAACAACATATAAAACATTCTCAGATTTAGGTACATTTAAGAAGAGGAGTTGCCCATATTCATCtaaagacatttttataaaaatgcagcATAAAAACAGCTGGAATTACTTACCTCTGATGTGGCTTGTGTCAATTGTTTGATCAGAGATGACTGGAGTAATTGACAACAACGATGTGATGCAAAGCCAGATCATACTTATGACTGGTCAGAGTGGAGTCGGATGAATGCAGAGGGATGGCAAGCGATGCACGGTGTGCATGTGAGCCAAATGACAGGGTTAAATAGAGTTGATTCTGTTGGCTGGGGTGTGTGTGGACTCTGTCATTGCCAGAAAgtagaggaaaaggaagagggAAGTACTGCTCACGGGTCAGATTAAGAGCCATCATTATGTTCTAGGAGCAGGGCccaggagacagagagataaaACTAATAGTCAACAGGAGATAAAGCTGCAGAAATTCTGCAGAGGGCAAAATGCAGTGAATTCATGTTCCAGGAGTCATTAAATGACTATTTAAATAGATTTCTCTTTGActtaaacaagtgtttttcaGTTAAGAACATTTGTTGAATTTAAGTGTAAATACAGCTTGTAATATGTGCGGTAAGTCCACATAGAGTACGTGATTTGCACTGTTGCTGATATCTGACAATGGGCACCCTGTCCAAATGATTTCCTCCCACGGGAAATTACTCAATCATGAACATGCTTATGATCTCTGGTATCCTCTGATGAGCCGTTGGCACACGACTACATCCCATTTCCCCAAAAACATCTCCACACAAGCCCCGACGGCAGGAAATGACGCAGAGCTGACGAACACGCAGCGGTGTTTTTGTCAGATGTGAGGTGTCAATGAGGGCATAATAAATGACAAACGTGAGCTATGGAAAAGGACGGATATTTAACTTTGTGTGTCTATGGGGTCATTAAGCTACGCCAACGGGAATATAAAGGAATTTTGATGTGTTGGAGCAAGAAAATATGACCAGCATAGACATTTTGACAGCAtgaacaataccaggaccctgaaactgaagcagataCTGTAAATGGATGTgctggaaaaatacaaacatgcagCACATTCCTAAGGTCCTGATAGGTGACACTCATGGCCATTGAAGcctatttctgtttctgtgttgcATACCTAGTCAACAAACATGTAGTGCCTATTTGAGGACAAGAAACCCTAAATGGACAGAAGTGTCAGTCGGACAGACAATGTGAGATATACGACTGTGAGCATGCACGCAAGGTTATAAATGTCGCCAAACGAAGAGACTCAGGGCTCTCAGTCCTGAACATTTATGGTTGTTTGCCCACTTGCAAGTGTTTACTAAACCTTTAAAAGACGCTCTCTCGGTGTTCGAGTCCTTCTTCACAGAAATTGCCTCCacaatggaattcagccatcattcattttattatttacacctgtgcttttcctactgtgacatgtcgaAATATCTTCTGTTGAAAAGGCCCACTGATTACATAATTCAGAATACATTTAgttttcttgccaagagttagattgATACTACTATGATGCGGTCgtttctagaaggtaacctttaaattgtgaaaacttgcaaaaaactctcgcgagactcgctgcccgatgacctatcctaaccttaaccattcaaggtcaatgcctaaccttaaccatctcgcgagagtttgcatgttaccttctagacacgaccctatGATGCCTGCAGGATAAATATTAAGTTACAGCCAGCAGTCGAATAGCTTAGCTTAACTTAGcaactggaaacagggggaaacagctagcccggCTCCGTctgaagtaaaaagaaaatccacAAACTAAAAAGTGTTGTCTTGTTTGTGTAAGCCATCTAAACTTCACTAATTACCAGGGGAAGGTACTATGTCTTGGCTGGGTACAGTGACTTTTTATAGTTCCCGCAACCTCACATTGacgactttttgtttttacgaTTCGGTTTTAGTTCagataaacaaacaatatataaaGTATGACTTTGTGAGCATTAGAGGTGCTGGTGGAAGGATTTAGTTCTcttgacagagccaggctagctgtttctcccTGTTTTCAGTCTTCATGCTAAGTTAAGCTAACCGGCTGTAG
This window of the Sebastes fasciatus isolate fSebFas1 chromosome 2, fSebFas1.pri, whole genome shotgun sequence genome carries:
- the lyve1a gene encoding lymphatic vessel endothelial hyaluronic acid receptor 1a isoform X1, which translates into the protein MIWLCITSLLSITPVISDQTIDTSHIRAFPAANQTVAGVFQVSGLNYRNQPEYAFNASDARGLCSALGVNIASKAQVQEALSRGFETCRFGWIDEHFAVVPRIKAVSYCGKNQTGLVPWRAPVTQNFDVFCFNESDAATQLKDATTDNPSEGASSTRTTHSTSSSTLSLPSSSSTLQTIDREAEPVRFVGNAQSSAGVKAIAITSTCALLLSAIIILAYIKLRRSRALSSDKKQQPEYIQTEEWTCVKDIKETKDTAEEDERIEVEDDASEEDERIEVDDDASEEDERIEVEDDASEEDERIEVEDDASEEDERIEVDDNAS
- the lyve1a gene encoding lymphatic vessel endothelial hyaluronic acid receptor 1a isoform X2, with translation MIWLCITSLLSITPVISDQTIDTSHIRAFPAANQTVAGVFQVSGLNYRNQPEYAFNASDARGLCSALGVNIASKAQVQEALSRGFETCRFGWIDEHFAVVPRIKAVSYCGKNQTGLVPWRAPVTQNFDVFCFNESDAATQLKDATTDNPSEGASSTRTTHSTSSSTLSLPSSSSTLQTIDREAEPVRFVGNAQSSAGVKAIAITSTCALLLSAIIILAYIKLRRSRALSSDKKQQPEYIQTEEWTCVKDIKETKDTAEEDERIEVEDDASEEDERIEKWKTMHLRKMRG